A section of the Caballeronia sp. M1242 genome encodes:
- the plsX gene encoding phosphate acyltransferase PlsX → MTVKITIDCMGGDHGPAVTVPAAVNFVRSHPDAHLMLVGIEQAIRAQLKKSKALDEPRLTVVAATEVVAMDDPVEVALRKKKDSSMRVALNLVKEGEAQTCISAGNTGALMAVSRYVLKTLAGIERPAIAFAMPSQKGYTTVLDLGANVDCEPEHLLQFAEMGHALVSAIEGRERPTIGLLNIGEEVIKGNETIKRAGELLRASTLNFYGNVEGNDIYKGTTDVVVCDGFVGNVALKTSEGLAKMLSDMIKEEFTRSLSSKLMALVAMPVLKRFRKRVDPAQYNGAALLGLRGLVIKSHGSAEAYGFEWAIKRGYDAVKNGVLERLVRAMEENALSARDAGTSATAADASANALVMQPNPSPNPPDASGNAQHTKA, encoded by the coding sequence ATGACCGTAAAGATAACCATTGACTGCATGGGAGGCGACCACGGTCCGGCCGTGACCGTTCCCGCCGCTGTCAATTTCGTGCGCTCGCATCCCGACGCGCACCTGATGCTCGTCGGCATCGAACAGGCGATCCGCGCCCAGTTAAAGAAGTCGAAGGCGCTCGACGAGCCGCGTCTGACCGTCGTTGCCGCAACCGAAGTCGTCGCCATGGACGACCCGGTCGAAGTCGCGCTGCGCAAGAAAAAAGATTCGTCGATGCGCGTGGCGCTCAACCTCGTGAAGGAAGGCGAGGCGCAGACCTGCATTTCCGCGGGCAATACTGGCGCGCTCATGGCGGTGTCGCGCTACGTGCTCAAAACGCTCGCGGGCATCGAGCGGCCGGCCATCGCCTTCGCGATGCCGAGCCAGAAGGGCTACACGACCGTGCTGGATCTCGGCGCGAACGTCGATTGCGAGCCCGAGCATCTGTTGCAGTTCGCCGAAATGGGCCACGCGCTCGTATCCGCGATCGAAGGCCGCGAGCGGCCGACCATCGGGCTGCTCAACATCGGCGAAGAAGTCATCAAGGGCAACGAGACGATCAAGCGCGCGGGCGAGCTGCTGCGCGCGAGCACGCTCAACTTCTACGGCAACGTGGAAGGCAACGACATCTACAAAGGCACGACCGACGTGGTCGTGTGCGACGGCTTCGTCGGTAATGTGGCGCTGAAAACGTCGGAAGGGCTCGCCAAGATGCTCTCCGACATGATCAAGGAAGAGTTCACGCGCTCGCTCTCCAGCAAGCTGATGGCGCTCGTCGCCATGCCCGTGCTCAAGCGGTTCAGAAAGCGCGTCGACCCGGCGCAATACAACGGCGCGGCGCTCCTCGGCCTGCGCGGGCTCGTGATCAAAAGTCACGGTTCCGCGGAAGCCTACGGCTTTGAGTGGGCGATCAAACGCGGGTATGATGCCGTCAAAAATGGCGTGCTCGAACGCCTCGTGCGCGCGATGGAGGAAAATGCGCTGTCCGCGCGAGACGCGGGCACGAGCGCAACGGCTGCCGATGCATCGGCCAACGCGCTGGTGATGCAGCCTAACCCCTCGCCTAACCCGCCGGACGCGTCCGGCAACGCGCAACACACGAAGGCATAA
- a CDS encoding Rieske 2Fe-2S domain-containing protein → MTEPTREAVRVCASDELVDGGAGVRLGAQDGSGEAVVFFVRYDGKPYGYLNRCAHVPMELDWAEGQFFESSGLYLMCATHGAIYEPDTGKCVGGPCRGARLRPVAVEERETPEGRAVFWLPDDALRPA, encoded by the coding sequence ATGACCGAGCCGACACGAGAGGCGGTGCGCGTCTGCGCATCCGACGAACTGGTCGATGGCGGCGCGGGCGTGCGGCTCGGGGCGCAGGACGGGAGCGGCGAGGCGGTCGTGTTCTTCGTCCGCTACGACGGCAAGCCGTACGGCTACCTGAACCGCTGCGCGCACGTGCCGATGGAACTCGACTGGGCCGAAGGCCAGTTCTTCGAAAGCTCGGGCCTATACTTGATGTGCGCGACGCACGGCGCGATCTACGAGCCGGACACGGGCAAGTGCGTCGGCGGCCCGTGCCGAGGCGCGCGGCTTCGGCCTGTCGCGGTCGAGGAGCGCGAGACGCCGGAAGGCCGCGCGGTGTTCTGGCTGCCCGACGACGCGCTTCGCCCCGCCTGA
- the fabF gene encoding beta-ketoacyl-ACP synthase II, with translation MSRRRVVVTGLGLVSPVGNTVADGWANLVAGKSGIANITKFDATNFSTRFAGEVKGFNIEDYMPAKEARHMDTFIHYGFAAGVQAMQDSGLAITDENAERVGVVVGSGIGGLPMIEVTQTELLNRGPRRISPFFVPASIINMISGHLSIRFGLKGPNLSMVTACTTGLHCIGEASRLIEYGDADVMIAGGAEATVSPLGIGGFAAARALSQRNDDPATASRPWDTDRDGFVLGEGAGVMVLEEYEHAKARGAKIYAEVLGYGMSGDAYHMTAPPEDGDGGRRAMVNALKNAKINADEVNYVNAHGTSTPLGDIAETIGIKRALGDHAKNIVVNSTKSMTGHLLGGAGGLESVFTVLAVHHQISPPTINIFNQDPQCDLDYCANTAREMKIDVAVKNSFGFGGTNGSLVFKRF, from the coding sequence GTGAGCCGTCGTCGAGTCGTTGTTACAGGCCTTGGGCTCGTTTCGCCTGTCGGCAATACCGTTGCCGACGGCTGGGCCAATCTGGTGGCGGGCAAGTCGGGCATCGCCAACATCACGAAGTTCGACGCCACGAACTTCTCCACGCGTTTCGCGGGCGAGGTGAAGGGCTTCAACATCGAAGACTACATGCCCGCCAAGGAAGCGCGCCACATGGATACCTTCATCCATTACGGCTTCGCGGCAGGCGTTCAGGCGATGCAGGACAGCGGCCTTGCGATCACCGACGAAAACGCGGAGCGCGTGGGTGTGGTGGTCGGCTCGGGCATCGGCGGGCTGCCGATGATCGAAGTCACGCAGACCGAACTGCTCAATCGGGGTCCGCGCCGCATTTCGCCGTTCTTCGTTCCGGCGTCGATCATCAACATGATCTCCGGCCATCTGTCGATCCGCTTCGGCCTCAAGGGCCCGAATCTGTCGATGGTCACGGCGTGCACCACCGGCCTGCACTGCATCGGCGAAGCGTCGCGCCTGATCGAATACGGCGACGCCGACGTGATGATCGCGGGCGGCGCGGAAGCGACGGTTTCCCCGCTCGGCATCGGCGGCTTCGCGGCGGCGCGCGCGCTCTCGCAGCGCAACGACGACCCCGCGACGGCCAGCCGCCCGTGGGATACGGACCGCGACGGCTTCGTGCTCGGCGAAGGCGCGGGCGTCATGGTGCTCGAAGAATACGAGCATGCCAAAGCGCGCGGCGCGAAGATCTACGCCGAAGTGCTCGGCTACGGCATGAGCGGCGACGCTTATCACATGACCGCGCCGCCCGAAGACGGCGACGGCGGCCGCCGCGCGATGGTCAACGCGCTGAAAAACGCGAAGATCAACGCGGACGAGGTCAACTACGTGAACGCGCACGGCACGTCCACGCCGCTCGGCGATATTGCGGAGACCATCGGCATCAAGCGCGCGCTCGGCGATCACGCGAAGAACATCGTCGTGAACTCCACGAAGTCGATGACCGGGCACCTGCTCGGCGGCGCGGGCGGGCTGGAGTCCGTGTTCACCGTGCTGGCCGTGCATCATCAGATCTCGCCGCCGACCATCAACATCTTCAATCAGGACCCGCAGTGCGACCTGGATTACTGCGCGAACACGGCGCGGGAAATGAAGATCGACGTCGCGGTGAAGAACTCGTTCGGCTTCGGCGGCACGAACGGCTCGCTCGTCTTCAAGCGTTTCTGA
- a CDS encoding S49 family peptidase translates to MSDNLSPNPRGNDNWERDALERVALAAIREQRAARRWRIFFRFVFLAVLALIGWGVFDFTGDHVAKSGKHTALIDLQGEISANSDASADNIDGALQSAFEDDGTAGVILRINSPGGSPVQAGIINREIRRLRAKYPKTPLYVVVDDMCASGGYYVAAAADRIYVDRASIVGSIGVLMDGFGFTGLMDKLGIQRRMHTSGANKGAFDPFSPETPQMTAHAQEMLDEIHTQFIDAVKEGRGKRLKDDPDLFSGMFWTGEKSVQLGLADGFGDANYVAREIIKQPDIVDYTQKESISERVVRRFGASVGDAAVRALTLGGKVQLR, encoded by the coding sequence ATGTCCGATAACCTTTCGCCCAACCCGCGCGGCAACGACAACTGGGAGCGCGACGCGCTGGAACGCGTCGCGCTTGCCGCGATTCGCGAGCAACGCGCCGCGCGCCGCTGGCGCATCTTTTTTCGCTTCGTCTTTCTCGCGGTGCTCGCGCTGATCGGGTGGGGCGTGTTCGATTTCACCGGCGATCACGTCGCCAAGTCCGGCAAGCACACGGCGCTGATCGACCTTCAGGGCGAAATCTCCGCGAACAGCGACGCGAGCGCCGACAACATCGACGGCGCGCTACAAAGCGCGTTCGAAGACGACGGCACGGCGGGCGTGATCCTGCGCATCAATAGTCCGGGCGGCAGTCCGGTGCAGGCGGGCATCATCAATCGCGAGATTCGGCGGCTGCGCGCGAAATATCCGAAGACGCCGCTCTACGTGGTCGTCGACGACATGTGCGCGTCGGGCGGCTATTACGTCGCGGCGGCAGCGGACCGCATTTATGTGGATCGCGCGAGCATCGTCGGGTCGATCGGCGTGCTGATGGACGGTTTCGGCTTCACGGGCCTGATGGACAAGCTCGGCATCCAGCGCCGCATGCACACGTCGGGCGCGAACAAGGGCGCGTTCGATCCGTTCTCGCCCGAAACGCCGCAAATGACGGCGCACGCTCAGGAGATGCTCGACGAGATTCACACGCAGTTCATCGACGCGGTGAAAGAGGGACGCGGCAAGCGTCTGAAGGACGATCCGGATCTCTTCTCCGGCATGTTTTGGACGGGCGAAAAGAGCGTGCAGCTCGGTCTCGCAGACGGCTTCGGCGACGCGAACTACGTGGCGCGCGAGATCATCAAGCAGCCGGATATCGTCGATTACACGCAGAAGGAAAGCATCAGCGAGCGCGTGGTGCGGCGCTTCGGCGCTTCCGTGGGCGATGCCGCCGTGCGCGCGCTGACGCTCGGCGGCAAGGTGCAGTTGCGCTGA
- the rpmF gene encoding 50S ribosomal protein L32: MAVQQNKKSPSKRGMHRSHDFLPTAPLAVEPSTGEAHLRHHVSPNGYYRGKKVVKTKND; this comes from the coding sequence ATGGCAGTTCAGCAAAACAAGAAGTCGCCGTCCAAGCGCGGCATGCACCGTTCCCACGACTTCCTCCCGACGGCGCCGCTGGCTGTCGAGCCGAGCACGGGCGAAGCGCATCTGCGTCACCACGTGAGCCCGAACGGCTACTATCGTGGCAAGAAAGTCGTCAAGACGAAGAACGACTAA
- the fabG gene encoding 3-oxoacyl-ACP reductase FabG, protein MNMDNQVAIVTGASRGIGRAIALELARQGATVIGTATSESGAAGISEALAQAGGKGRGAVLNVNDAAAADAFIEATVKEFGGLNVLVNNAGITKDQLAMRMKDDEFDAVIDTNLRAVFRLSRAVLRPMMKARGGRIINITSVVGSSGNPGQANYAAAKAGVAGMTRALAREIGSRGITVNCIAPGFIDTDMTKVLPEEQRAALTTQIPLGRLGSPEDIAHAVAFLASPFAGYITGTTLHVNGGMYM, encoded by the coding sequence ATGAACATGGACAATCAGGTAGCTATCGTCACGGGCGCGTCGCGTGGCATCGGGCGCGCCATCGCGCTGGAACTCGCTCGTCAAGGCGCGACGGTCATCGGCACGGCCACGAGCGAAAGCGGCGCGGCGGGCATCAGCGAAGCGCTGGCGCAGGCGGGCGGCAAGGGCCGCGGCGCGGTGCTAAACGTGAACGACGCCGCAGCGGCCGACGCGTTCATCGAAGCCACCGTGAAGGAGTTCGGCGGCCTCAACGTGCTCGTGAACAACGCGGGCATCACGAAAGATCAGCTCGCCATGCGCATGAAGGACGACGAATTCGACGCCGTCATCGACACGAATCTGCGCGCGGTGTTCCGCCTGTCGCGCGCCGTGCTGCGCCCGATGATGAAGGCGCGCGGCGGCCGCATTATCAATATCACGTCGGTGGTGGGCTCGTCGGGCAATCCCGGTCAGGCGAACTACGCGGCGGCGAAGGCCGGCGTCGCGGGTATGACGCGCGCGCTCGCACGCGAGATCGGCAGCCGCGGCATTACGGTGAACTGCATCGCGCCGGGCTTCATCGATACGGACATGACCAAAGTTCTGCCGGAAGAGCAGCGCGCCGCGCTCACCACGCAGATTCCGCTCGGCCGGCTCGGCAGTCCGGAAGACATCGCGCATGCGGTGGCGTTCCTGGCGTCGCCGTTCGCCGGCTACATCACGGGCACGACGCTGCACGTGAACGGCGGCATGTACATGTAA
- the acpP gene encoding acyl carrier protein, producing MDNIEQRVKKIVAEQLGVAEAEIKNEASFVNDLGADSLDTVELVMALEDEFGMEIPDEEAEKITTVQQAIDYARANVKA from the coding sequence ATGGACAACATCGAACAGCGCGTGAAGAAGATCGTCGCCGAACAACTGGGCGTGGCGGAAGCCGAAATCAAGAACGAAGCGTCGTTCGTGAACGATCTGGGCGCTGACTCGCTCGACACGGTGGAACTGGTGATGGCGCTGGAAGACGAGTTCGGCATGGAAATCCCCGATGAAGAAGCCGAGAAGATCACCACGGTTCAGCAAGCGATCGACTACGCTCGCGCCAACGTCAAGGCCTAA
- the fabD gene encoding ACP S-malonyltransferase, whose product MKFAFVFPGQGSQSIGMLNAFADHAVVRETVQQASDALGQDLAKLIAEGPAEELNLTTNTQPVMLTAAYAIYRVWEKETGLTPALVAGHSLGEYTALVAAGALAFADAVPLVRFRAQAMQSAVPVGEGGMAAILGLDDDTVRAVCAESASAGVVEAVNFNAPSQVVIAGAKAAVEKACEVAKAKGAKRALPLPVSAPFHSSLLKPASDQLRDYLANVRIEAPRIPLINNIDVAQVSDPAAIKDALVRQAAGPVRWVECVQAMAREGVTHVIECGPGKVLAGLTKRIDGNLVGGAVFDPASLEETRKLIAG is encoded by the coding sequence ATGAAATTTGCGTTCGTTTTCCCGGGCCAAGGCTCGCAATCGATCGGCATGCTCAACGCATTCGCCGATCACGCCGTGGTGCGCGAGACGGTGCAGCAGGCATCGGATGCGCTCGGGCAAGATCTCGCCAAGCTGATCGCCGAAGGCCCGGCCGAAGAGCTCAATCTGACGACGAACACGCAGCCGGTCATGCTCACGGCGGCGTACGCCATCTACCGCGTCTGGGAAAAGGAAACCGGCCTCACGCCTGCGCTCGTCGCGGGTCACAGCCTCGGCGAATACACGGCGCTGGTCGCGGCCGGCGCGCTCGCTTTCGCGGACGCCGTGCCGCTCGTGCGTTTTCGCGCGCAGGCGATGCAAAGCGCGGTGCCGGTCGGCGAGGGCGGCATGGCGGCGATTCTCGGTCTCGACGACGACACGGTGCGCGCAGTGTGCGCCGAAAGTGCGTCGGCGGGCGTCGTGGAGGCGGTTAACTTCAATGCGCCGTCGCAAGTGGTGATCGCGGGCGCGAAGGCGGCTGTCGAAAAGGCGTGCGAAGTGGCGAAAGCGAAAGGCGCAAAGCGCGCGCTGCCGCTGCCGGTTTCCGCGCCGTTTCATTCGTCGTTGCTCAAGCCCGCGTCCGATCAACTGCGCGACTATCTCGCGAACGTCCGCATCGAAGCGCCGCGCATTCCGCTGATCAATAACATCGACGTCGCGCAGGTCTCGGACCCCGCCGCGATCAAGGACGCGCTCGTGCGTCAGGCCGCGGGTCCCGTGCGCTGGGTCGAGTGCGTGCAGGCCATGGCGCGCGAAGGCGTCACGCATGTGATTGAATGCGGTCCGGGCAAGGTGCTCGCGGGGCTGACGAAGCGCATCGACGGCAATCTCGTCGGCGGTGCGGTGTTCGATCCCGCCTCGCTCGAGGAAACGCGCAAACTGATCGCTGGATAA
- a CDS encoding DUF177 domain-containing protein codes for MTQNPGKPASLADLRALDLYDFAENKRQAAGALRTSQMPRMLAEVPADAPEDDTVFTWQGEGSTQPELQDDGTEAPQPYLRLAVHGSVWLTCQRCLSPYSQHLDVDATYRIVATEEEADEYPLDEDEIEVIVGSRQFDLIDLIEEELLLSLPLVPKHSVCPEVHESLLAGSAEDEADEGGEEAEKPNPFAVLEKLKTSGPDDKKH; via the coding sequence ATGACTCAGAATCCTGGCAAACCTGCGAGCCTCGCTGACCTGCGCGCGCTCGACCTTTACGACTTCGCCGAGAACAAACGGCAGGCGGCGGGCGCGTTGCGTACGTCGCAAATGCCGCGCATGTTAGCCGAAGTACCGGCGGACGCGCCAGAGGACGACACGGTCTTCACCTGGCAGGGCGAGGGCTCGACCCAGCCGGAATTGCAGGACGACGGCACGGAAGCGCCGCAGCCGTATCTGCGACTCGCGGTGCACGGTTCGGTGTGGCTCACGTGCCAGCGCTGTCTTTCGCCGTACTCGCAGCATCTCGACGTCGACGCGACGTATCGGATCGTCGCGACGGAGGAAGAGGCAGACGAGTATCCGCTCGACGAAGATGAAATCGAAGTGATCGTCGGCTCGCGCCAGTTCGATCTCATCGACTTGATCGAAGAAGAGTTGTTGCTTTCCTTGCCGCTCGTGCCGAAGCACAGCGTCTGTCCGGAAGTGCATGAAAGCCTGCTCGCAGGCAGCGCCGAGGACGAGGCCGACGAAGGCGGCGAGGAAGCCGAGAAACCGAATCCGTTTGCCGTTCTGGAAAAGCTCAAGACGAGCGGTCCGGACGACAAGAAGCATTGA
- a CDS encoding SAM-dependent methyltransferase: MSGVLYLIPNTLGEGDAAALASVLPEPVRARAAALGYYIGENAKTTRAFLKKVGTERPIQEIEIRELNVNTPRAEIDRLLAPILAGADAGLVSEAGCPAVADPGALLVRRAHERGVKVVPFVGPSSILLALMASGMNGQSFAFNGYLPVDAAERGKRLRELEQLSRKANQTQIFIETPYRNRAMLDTLVAACAPSTLICVAVDLTLPGEQIVTRTAADWKKHAAPDLHKRPAIFLLLAS, translated from the coding sequence ATGAGCGGCGTTCTCTATTTGATCCCGAACACGCTCGGCGAAGGCGACGCCGCCGCGCTCGCGTCCGTGCTTCCCGAGCCGGTGCGCGCGCGGGCTGCGGCGCTCGGTTACTACATCGGCGAAAACGCGAAGACCACGCGGGCGTTTCTGAAGAAAGTCGGCACCGAACGGCCGATTCAGGAAATCGAGATACGCGAGCTGAACGTGAACACGCCGCGCGCCGAAATCGACCGGCTGCTTGCGCCGATCCTCGCGGGCGCCGACGCCGGCCTCGTCTCAGAAGCGGGCTGCCCCGCCGTCGCCGATCCCGGCGCGCTGCTGGTGCGGCGGGCGCACGAGCGCGGCGTGAAAGTGGTGCCCTTCGTCGGTCCGAGTTCGATCCTGCTCGCGCTGATGGCCTCGGGCATGAACGGCCAGAGCTTCGCGTTCAACGGTTATCTGCCGGTCGATGCAGCGGAACGCGGCAAGCGCCTGCGCGAACTCGAACAGTTGTCGCGCAAGGCGAATCAAACGCAGATTTTCATCGAAACGCCGTACCGCAACCGCGCGATGCTCGACACGCTCGTCGCGGCCTGCGCGCCTTCGACGCTGATCTGCGTGGCCGTGGACCTGACGCTGCCGGGCGAACAAATCGTCACGCGCACGGCAGCCGACTGGAAAAAGCACGCCGCGCCGGACCTGCACAAGCGCCCGGCCATTTTTCTGCTGCTCGCGTCGTAA
- a CDS encoding protein YgfX, producing the protein MRPSRFLFAALIGFVVLADAAVFRAVFAQFGPLHATVAALACLAVLALAGVRWTLRQPAAIGLHADGVTVWNRAGYAQYRRIVGCAQWGAVVALTLSSEKGGPRALLVAADSIDPDTFRQLAVRARRAASAYL; encoded by the coding sequence ATGCGGCCTTCGCGTTTTCTGTTCGCGGCGCTCATCGGTTTTGTCGTTCTGGCGGACGCGGCTGTTTTCCGGGCTGTCTTTGCGCAATTCGGGCCGCTTCACGCGACCGTGGCCGCGCTCGCGTGTCTAGCGGTCCTCGCGCTGGCCGGCGTGCGCTGGACGCTGCGCCAACCGGCGGCCATCGGCCTGCACGCGGACGGCGTCACGGTCTGGAACCGCGCGGGCTACGCGCAGTACCGGCGCATCGTCGGCTGCGCGCAATGGGGCGCGGTCGTCGCGCTCACGTTGTCATCGGAAAAAGGCGGGCCGCGCGCGCTTCTCGTCGCGGCGGATTCCATCGATCCCGACACCTTCCGCCAGCTTGCCGTGCGCGCCCGCCGCGCCGCGAGCGCCTACCTGTAA
- a CDS encoding Maf-like protein, producing the protein MSIPQAPRLVLASSSPYRRELLQRLRIPFDVVSPDIDETPLKGESPEATAVRLSIAKARAAAERLADAAGALVIGSDQVATFDGRQLGKPGTHDNAVEQLRSMRGRSVEFHSALALFDTRTGDVQSADIVTRVRFRDYSDAEIEAYLRAETPYDCAGSAKSEGLGIALLDAIDSDDPTALIGLPLIALTKMLRAAGLSVLGAA; encoded by the coding sequence ATGTCGATTCCTCAAGCGCCGCGCCTCGTGCTGGCGTCCAGTTCGCCGTATCGGCGCGAGTTGCTGCAGCGCCTGCGCATTCCGTTCGACGTCGTTTCGCCCGATATCGACGAAACCCCGCTCAAAGGCGAATCGCCCGAAGCCACCGCCGTGCGGCTTTCGATCGCGAAGGCGCGCGCCGCTGCCGAGCGCTTGGCGGACGCGGCGGGCGCGCTCGTGATCGGGTCCGATCAGGTCGCGACCTTCGATGGCCGTCAGCTCGGCAAGCCGGGCACGCACGACAACGCCGTCGAACAGCTTCGGTCGATGCGCGGCCGCAGCGTCGAATTTCACTCCGCGCTCGCCCTCTTCGACACGCGCACGGGTGACGTGCAATCCGCCGATATCGTCACGCGCGTGCGCTTTCGCGACTACTCGGACGCTGAAATCGAAGCCTATCTGCGCGCCGAAACGCCCTACGACTGCGCGGGCAGCGCGAAATCCGAGGGTCTGGGCATCGCGCTCCTGGACGCGATCGACTCGGACGACCCGACGGCGCTCATCGGCCTGCCGCTCATCGCGCTGACAAAGATGCTGCGCGCCGCCGGCCTCTCGGTTCTGGGGGCGGCATGA
- a CDS encoding beta-ketoacyl-ACP synthase III → MAQSNLYARVLGTGSYLPSERITNQALADRLSQQGVETSDEWIVARTGIHARHFAAPDQTTSDLALIASQKAIAAAGIDPQSIDLIIVATSTPDFVFPSTACLLQNKLGIKNNGAAFDVQAVCSGFAYGMATADSFIRSGMHRTALVVGAETFSRILDFKDRTTCVLFGDGAGAVVLQASEEPGVLASALHADGSYADILCTPGNVNGGVVSGSAFLHMDGQAVFKLAVNVLEKVAIEALQKAHLTPQEIDWLIPHQANIRIMQSTCRKLHLPQERMVVTVGDHGNTSAASIPLALDVAVRDGRIKRGQNVLIEGVGGGFTWGASVFRY, encoded by the coding sequence ATGGCTCAATCCAATCTCTACGCTCGCGTGCTCGGCACTGGCAGCTATCTGCCGTCCGAGCGCATCACGAATCAGGCATTGGCGGACCGTCTCTCGCAGCAAGGCGTCGAGACGAGCGACGAATGGATCGTCGCGCGCACGGGCATCCACGCGCGGCACTTCGCGGCTCCGGATCAAACCACGAGCGATCTCGCGCTCATCGCTTCGCAGAAGGCCATCGCGGCGGCCGGCATCGATCCGCAGTCGATCGACCTCATCATCGTCGCGACATCGACGCCCGACTTCGTGTTTCCGAGCACCGCGTGCCTCTTGCAGAACAAGCTGGGCATCAAGAACAACGGCGCGGCGTTCGACGTGCAGGCCGTGTGCTCGGGCTTCGCGTACGGCATGGCGACGGCGGACAGCTTCATTCGCAGCGGCATGCATCGCACGGCGCTGGTCGTCGGCGCGGAAACGTTCTCGCGCATTCTCGACTTCAAGGACCGCACGACCTGCGTGCTGTTCGGCGACGGCGCGGGCGCAGTGGTGCTTCAGGCGTCGGAAGAGCCGGGCGTGCTCGCGAGCGCGCTGCACGCGGACGGCAGCTATGCCGACATTCTCTGCACGCCGGGCAACGTGAACGGCGGCGTCGTGAGCGGCAGCGCGTTCCTGCACATGGACGGCCAGGCGGTGTTCAAGCTCGCCGTGAACGTGCTGGAGAAGGTCGCGATCGAAGCGCTCCAGAAAGCGCATCTCACGCCGCAGGAGATCGACTGGCTCATTCCGCATCAGGCAAACATCCGCATCATGCAGAGCACCTGCCGCAAGCTGCACTTACCGCAGGAGCGCATGGTCGTGACGGTCGGCGACCACGGCAATACGTCGGCGGCGTCGATTCCGCTCGCGCTCGACGTCGCGGTGCGCGACGGCCGCATCAAGCGCGGACAGAACGTGCTGATCGAAGGCGTCGGCGGCGGCTTCACGTGGGGCGCGTCGGTCTTCCGCTACTGA
- a CDS encoding HAD-IA family hydrolase, producing MARQQFDLIVFDWDGTLMDSTVHITRSIQAACRDLGLPVPADESASYVIGLGLKDALQICAPTLDTKDYPRLAERYRFHFLTMGQQTELFAGVRELLQELRDEGYFLAVATGKSRVGLNRALDQSRLTSVFDGTRCADETFSKPHPAMLQELTRELGQDLSRTLMIGDTTHDLQMAINAGAAGVGVAYGAHPANSLTALQPRFCADSVASLAGWLREHA from the coding sequence ATGGCGCGGCAGCAATTCGATCTGATCGTTTTCGACTGGGACGGCACGCTCATGGATTCGACCGTCCACATCACGCGGAGCATTCAGGCGGCGTGCCGCGATCTCGGCCTGCCCGTGCCCGCCGACGAATCCGCGAGCTACGTGATCGGCCTCGGCCTCAAGGACGCGCTGCAAATCTGCGCGCCGACGCTCGATACGAAGGACTATCCGCGCCTCGCCGAGCGGTATCGCTTTCATTTTCTGACGATGGGCCAGCAAACCGAGCTCTTCGCCGGCGTCCGCGAACTGCTGCAGGAATTGCGCGACGAGGGCTATTTTCTGGCGGTGGCGACGGGCAAGAGCCGCGTCGGGCTGAACCGGGCGTTGGATCAGTCGCGCTTGACGAGCGTTTTCGACGGCACGCGCTGCGCCGACGAAACCTTCTCGAAGCCGCACCCGGCGATGCTTCAGGAACTCACGCGTGAACTGGGGCAGGACCTGTCCCGCACGCTGATGATCGGCGACACGACGCACGACCTGCAAATGGCCATCAACGCAGGCGCGGCGGGCGTGGGCGTCGCGTACGGCGCGCATCCGGCGAATTCGCTCACCGCATTGCAGCCGCGTTTTTGCGCAGATAGTGTCGCGTCGCTGGCCGGCTGGCTTCGGGAGCACGCATGA
- the rpoE gene encoding RNA polymerase sigma factor RpoE — protein sequence MSEKEIDQVLVERVQKGEKAAFELLVAKYHRKIIRLISRLVRDPAEVEDVAQDAFIKAYRALPQFRGESAFYTWLYRIAVNTAKNYLATQGRRAPTSTEADAEEAETFSDADQLRDINTPESMLMSKQIAQTVNAAMALLPEELRTAITLREIEGLSYEEIAEMMDCPIGTVRSRIFRAREAIAAKLRPLLDTPEGKRW from the coding sequence GTGAGCGAAAAAGAAATCGACCAAGTGCTGGTCGAACGCGTGCAGAAGGGCGAAAAAGCCGCGTTCGAACTGCTGGTCGCCAAATACCACCGCAAGATCATTCGACTGATCTCGCGCCTCGTGCGCGATCCCGCCGAAGTCGAGGACGTCGCCCAGGACGCCTTCATCAAGGCCTACCGCGCGCTGCCGCAGTTTCGCGGCGAATCGGCGTTCTACACCTGGCTGTACCGCATTGCCGTCAACACGGCGAAAAACTACCTCGCGACGCAGGGACGCCGCGCTCCCACTTCTACCGAAGCAGATGCGGAAGAAGCGGAAACTTTCTCCGACGCCGACCAACTAAGGGATATCAACACGCCCGAGTCGATGTTGATGAGCAAGCAGATCGCTCAAACGGTCAATGCTGCGATGGCGCTACTGCCCGAGGAATTGCGCACCGCCATCACGCTCCGGGAAATCGAAGGATTGAGTTACGAGGAAATCGCGGAGATGATGGACTGCCCGATCGGCACCGTCAGATCGAGAATTTTCCGTGCTCGGGAAGCCATTGCGGCAAAATTGCGTCCGTTGTTGGACACACCCGAAGGCAAACGCTGGTAA